In a single window of the uncultured Dysgonomonas sp. genome:
- the mtlA gene encoding mannitol-specific PTS transporter subunit IIC, with the protein MKLSVRKHIQSFGSSLSAMIMPNIGAFIAWGLVTAIFIPTGWYPNENLARLVTPMLYYLLPLLIGYTAGSNIAGIRGGVMGAIATTGVIAGSDVPMFLGAMVMGPSGGYLIRWFDNITKNRIRTGFEMLTNNFSVGILGMVCAIAGFLLIGPIMLALTDLLNAGVGFVLDKGVLPLVALFLEPGKVLFLNNAINHGILTPLGIEQARETGSSILFLLETNPGPGLGVLLAYTFLGRGEAKKTAPASSVILFFGGIHEIYFPYILMRPILIVAPILGSASAMMYYQITGSGLVSAASPGSIISLIAMSPRGSTIHIIIGVVIATLISFFTACFFVRSNTKKTLAEAKQEKDSLKNYKENPQKIVFACEAGMGSSAMGAAAFRKRIDRKELSITNSSVDAIPLDTDIVVCQAAFVERVHDRVPSAEVVIIRTFLSDPSLDALAARFTQSEQKQVLRPEMIVVGAKNESKEDVIKRAGQLLVDGGYVTDEYINGMLEREKIASTCIGMGIAIPHGTSESRQYIRNSGISVVQYPEGVDFDGEKVYLVVGIAGTDNTHLEILASLSTILNDEEILKGIKETKDKIFIYNTLSNIK; encoded by the coding sequence ATGAAACTATCGGTACGTAAACATATACAATCTTTCGGCAGCAGCCTGTCGGCAATGATAATGCCTAATATCGGCGCATTTATCGCATGGGGGCTTGTTACGGCTATATTTATACCTACAGGTTGGTACCCGAATGAAAATTTGGCACGGCTGGTGACCCCGATGCTATACTATCTGTTGCCGCTGCTGATAGGATATACCGCCGGAAGTAATATTGCAGGAATACGTGGCGGTGTGATGGGGGCAATTGCCACAACAGGAGTAATAGCGGGAAGCGATGTACCTATGTTTCTCGGAGCAATGGTAATGGGACCATCGGGTGGCTATCTGATAAGATGGTTCGATAATATTACCAAAAACAGGATCAGGACGGGTTTCGAAATGCTTACCAACAATTTCTCTGTAGGCATTCTGGGAATGGTTTGCGCTATAGCCGGATTCCTGCTCATCGGGCCGATAATGCTAGCCCTTACAGACCTGTTAAATGCAGGGGTTGGATTTGTCTTAGATAAAGGTGTACTTCCTTTGGTTGCACTATTTCTGGAACCGGGAAAAGTGTTATTCCTCAACAATGCAATCAATCATGGAATATTAACACCCCTCGGAATAGAACAGGCACGGGAAACCGGAAGCTCTATCCTGTTCCTTCTGGAAACCAATCCGGGCCCCGGACTGGGAGTATTACTCGCTTACACTTTCCTTGGAAGAGGAGAAGCAAAAAAGACCGCTCCGGCATCTTCTGTGATCTTATTTTTTGGAGGGATACACGAAATATATTTCCCATATATACTGATGCGTCCTATCCTGATCGTTGCGCCTATTCTAGGCTCGGCAAGTGCTATGATGTATTATCAGATTACCGGTAGCGGACTAGTGTCAGCAGCTTCGCCGGGTAGTATTATATCCCTTATTGCTATGTCGCCCCGTGGAAGTACGATCCATATAATCATCGGGGTGGTTATAGCCACACTGATATCTTTCTTCACAGCCTGTTTCTTTGTAAGGAGCAATACTAAAAAGACATTAGCGGAGGCTAAACAGGAAAAAGACTCACTCAAAAATTACAAAGAGAATCCACAGAAGATAGTTTTTGCCTGCGAAGCCGGCATGGGTTCGAGCGCAATGGGCGCTGCCGCTTTCAGAAAAAGAATAGACCGAAAAGAATTGTCTATAACCAATTCATCAGTAGATGCCATCCCGTTGGATACCGATATAGTTGTTTGTCAGGCCGCTTTTGTAGAAAGAGTCCATGACCGGGTACCATCGGCAGAAGTAGTAATAATCAGGACTTTCCTCTCCGATCCGTCATTAGACGCTCTGGCTGCCCGTTTTACTCAAAGTGAACAGAAGCAGGTATTAAGACCGGAGATGATAGTTGTGGGAGCAAAAAATGAAAGTAAGGAAGATGTTATTAAGCGCGCAGGGCAATTACTGGTCGATGGCGGCTATGTGACGGATGAATATATAAACGGAATGCTGGAAAGGGAAAAAATCGCTTCTACCTGTATCGGAATGGGAATTGCTATCCCGCATGGAACGTCAGAATCGCGTCAATATATCAGGAATAGTGGAATATCTGTTGTACAATATCCCGAAGGTGTAGATTTCGATGGAGAGAAAGTATATCTGGTAGTAGGAATAGCCGGAACAGACAATACTCATCTGGAGATACTGGCTTCACTAAGCACAATACTAAATGATGAAGAAATATTGAAAGGAATAAAGGAAACAAAAGATAAAATATTTATATATAACACATTATCCAATATAAAATAA
- the nagB gene encoding glucosamine-6-phosphate deaminase codes for MRVIIQSDPSTVGIWTARHIAEAIRMAASQNKPFILGLATGSTPIPTYAELVRMHKEEGLSFAHVTTFNMDEYVGLPQEHPESYHSFMWKNLFSHIDIPHGNVNILNGNANDLLQECANYERLIAAAGGIDLFLGGIGVDGHLAFNEPFSSLSSRTRVMNLTIDTRIVNSRFFDGDINAVPKQALTVGVATVCDARQVVLLATGYAKATALKHTVEGEVSHVWTASALQMHPDAIIVCDEPASDNLKVSTYKYFKEIETER; via the coding sequence ATGAGAGTAATTATTCAATCAGATCCTTCTACTGTGGGCATCTGGACAGCCCGCCATATCGCAGAAGCCATTCGGATGGCGGCTTCGCAAAACAAACCTTTCATTCTTGGACTGGCTACGGGTTCTACACCAATTCCGACATATGCCGAACTCGTGCGTATGCATAAGGAAGAAGGGCTGTCATTCGCTCATGTAACCACCTTTAATATGGATGAGTATGTAGGTTTGCCGCAAGAGCATCCCGAAAGCTACCATTCGTTTATGTGGAAGAATCTGTTTTCTCATATAGATATTCCGCATGGTAATGTCAATATACTGAATGGTAATGCAAATGATCTTTTGCAAGAATGTGCCAATTATGAACGTCTTATTGCAGCGGCAGGAGGTATCGACCTATTTCTGGGAGGGATAGGTGTTGATGGACATTTAGCTTTCAATGAGCCATTTTCATCACTTTCGTCACGCACACGTGTGATGAACCTGACAATTGACACGCGTATTGTCAATTCCCGTTTTTTCGACGGGGATATAAATGCTGTGCCCAAACAAGCACTGACTGTTGGTGTTGCTACGGTTTGCGATGCCAGGCAGGTTGTACTCCTCGCCACCGGTTACGCAAAAGCAACAGCCTTGAAACATACTGTCGAAGGTGAAGTTTCGCATGTGTGGACAGCCAGTGCATTACAGATGCATCCAGATGCAATTATCGTATGCGACGAACCGGCATCTGATAACCTTAAAGTAAGTACATATAAGTATTTTAAAGAAATTGAAACAGAAAGATGA
- the ptsP gene encoding phosphoenolpyruvate--protein phosphotransferase yields the protein MKEIKGISVLPSGKAVGKVFRAKIQPAFNMGSYITDILPEHETDRVRNACLSVKNKLAPHAEVNEIFAAHMEILEDILERVVSMIKEEKTDAVSAVGKCCTEICAMFADIDDEYLRSRSDDIVDVCRQITLALTENNENPFSEMPANSIIIAENLLASDTISIDLSKLSGIALKKGSNTSHLAILARNNAIPLILGIGDELDAIQDGDTIVIDSEKDMVITEPDEKLLSEAARQSTCKDETDLNPAITKDNIEITVYANAGSLADVKRAISAGADGIGLLRTEFIFMQGKDFPSEEEQYNFYTECAKICQDKVLTIRTLDIGADKQLPYYTMPAEENPVMGLRGIRFSLSSPDILKTQLRAILRAATSGNIRLMFPMIISVTEYRQACTLLESCKTELQNENINCDQTLCAGIMIETPASVLLADEFAAEVAFFSIGTNDLTQYMLAVDRNNPYSAGVCDSLHPAVMKSISDIVASADKYGIEVSVCGEVASDSNATELLLKLGVRKLSITSSGIPAIKQQIRKQSIN from the coding sequence ATGAAAGAGATAAAAGGCATATCGGTATTACCATCAGGAAAGGCTGTAGGAAAGGTTTTTCGGGCTAAAATACAACCTGCTTTCAATATGGGGAGTTATATAACAGACATTTTGCCGGAGCATGAAACCGACCGTGTCCGTAATGCTTGCCTTTCGGTAAAGAATAAGCTAGCTCCACATGCAGAGGTGAATGAAATATTTGCCGCTCATATGGAAATACTGGAAGATATATTGGAGAGGGTAGTTTCGATGATAAAAGAAGAAAAAACAGATGCTGTAAGCGCAGTAGGAAAATGCTGTACGGAAATATGCGCCATGTTTGCAGATATCGACGATGAATATTTGCGTTCCCGTTCAGATGATATTGTCGATGTATGCAGGCAAATAACTCTTGCTCTGACCGAAAATAACGAAAATCCTTTCTCGGAAATGCCTGCAAACAGCATTATCATTGCTGAGAATCTTCTGGCTTCAGATACTATTTCAATTGATCTGTCAAAGTTGTCAGGCATTGCACTGAAAAAAGGCAGTAATACAAGTCATCTGGCAATTCTGGCGAGGAACAATGCTATACCTCTCATTTTGGGGATAGGTGACGAACTGGATGCGATACAGGATGGTGATACAATCGTTATAGATAGTGAAAAGGATATGGTAATAACAGAGCCGGACGAAAAACTGCTATCGGAAGCTGCGCGACAAAGTACTTGCAAGGATGAAACAGATTTAAATCCTGCCATTACAAAAGATAATATTGAAATTACTGTATACGCAAATGCCGGAAGCCTTGCCGATGTGAAACGGGCAATCTCGGCAGGAGCAGACGGTATCGGGCTTCTACGGACAGAGTTTATATTTATGCAGGGCAAGGATTTTCCTAGCGAAGAAGAACAATATAACTTTTATACGGAATGTGCAAAAATCTGTCAGGATAAAGTACTTACTATACGTACACTCGATATAGGAGCGGATAAGCAACTCCCTTATTATACGATGCCGGCTGAAGAAAATCCTGTTATGGGACTGCGGGGAATTCGTTTCTCACTTTCATCGCCTGATATTTTAAAGACGCAATTACGGGCTATCCTGCGTGCCGCCACATCAGGCAATATCCGTTTAATGTTCCCCATGATAATATCCGTGACGGAATACAGGCAGGCTTGCACTCTTTTGGAGAGTTGCAAAACGGAGTTGCAAAACGAAAACATAAACTGCGATCAGACTCTTTGTGCCGGAATAATGATTGAAACACCTGCGTCGGTGCTTCTGGCAGATGAATTTGCTGCTGAGGTCGCATTTTTTAGTATTGGCACTAACGACCTGACTCAATATATGCTTGCCGTAGACAGGAATAATCCTTATTCGGCCGGTGTTTGTGATAGTCTCCATCCTGCGGTGATGAAAAGTATATCGGATATAGTTGCATCAGCCGATAAATATGGAATAGAGGTGTCCGTATGCGGCGAAGTTGCATCGGACAGTAATGCGACAGAACTATTATTAAAACTCGGAGTAAGAAAGTTAAGCATAACAAGTTCCGGAATCCCGGCAATAAAACAACAAATACGTAAACAATCAATCAACTAA
- a CDS encoding PHP domain-containing protein — protein sequence MPNRREFFKKVAICGGIASIAPVQSILGMDRAETNEYVSSPALHPDAYTIHLPHIKATPVLPRQITIPDVNGFKVLKGDFHIHTLFSDGAVMPRDRVIEAIQNGLDVIAITDHIEHRPFFSETGRWKLADGLGNNFNLWYEIAKPEADKNNLLLIRGAEITKKTMPPGHFNALFANDNNPIAAAIDDWQTMLQIAADQGAFLLWNHPGWEKPNGGGITKGNPVRFTDIHEKIYKKGLMHGVEIFNKIEYYPAVSDWCNEHKLAIFANSDIHASEVNQYGIHNRQRPITLVLAKERSVESIREALFAQRTVAWAADMVWGSREWLTALFSASVTMKIVTPGVVEMTNISSLPISVSAGNIAISLPQDRKVEVFRMAGIDNITVNNWITGMNKSLEIPLTIQTK from the coding sequence ATGCCTAACCGTAGAGAATTCTTTAAAAAAGTTGCTATTTGTGGGGGTATCGCTTCAATTGCCCCTGTGCAATCCATTTTGGGCATGGACAGAGCGGAGACCAATGAGTATGTCAGTTCTCCCGCTCTCCATCCCGATGCATATACCATACATTTGCCCCATATAAAAGCGACCCCCGTTTTGCCGCGACAGATAACAATTCCTGATGTAAATGGATTTAAAGTATTGAAAGGGGATTTTCATATCCACACTTTATTTTCTGATGGTGCTGTCATGCCAAGGGACCGTGTTATTGAGGCTATCCAGAACGGATTGGATGTAATAGCCATTACCGACCATATAGAACATCGTCCGTTTTTTAGCGAAACGGGGCGTTGGAAACTAGCTGACGGACTAGGCAACAATTTCAATCTGTGGTATGAAATAGCTAAGCCGGAAGCCGATAAAAATAATTTGCTGCTTATCCGGGGAGCGGAAATTACAAAAAAGACAATGCCTCCGGGACATTTCAATGCCCTTTTTGCCAATGATAACAATCCTATTGCGGCAGCCATAGACGATTGGCAAACGATGCTTCAAATAGCAGCCGATCAAGGAGCTTTCCTGCTTTGGAACCACCCCGGATGGGAAAAACCCAATGGTGGAGGGATCACAAAAGGAAATCCGGTTCGTTTTACGGACATCCATGAAAAGATATATAAAAAAGGACTGATGCATGGTGTCGAAATCTTTAATAAGATTGAATATTATCCGGCAGTAAGTGATTGGTGCAACGAGCACAAATTAGCCATTTTTGCCAACAGCGATATACATGCCAGCGAAGTGAACCAATATGGTATCCACAACCGTCAGCGTCCTATCACACTGGTACTCGCCAAAGAACGTTCGGTGGAAAGCATCAGGGAAGCCCTATTTGCCCAACGGACTGTCGCATGGGCGGCAGATATGGTATGGGGTAGCCGGGAATGGCTTACAGCATTGTTTTCGGCATCGGTAACGATGAAAATTGTCACTCCGGGAGTAGTAGAAATGACTAATATAAGCTCGTTACCTATCTCGGTATCTGCGGGTAATATCGCAATCAGTTTGCCACAAGATAGAAAGGTAGAGGTATTCCGTATGGCAGGCATAGACAACATCACTGTCAACAATTGGATAACAGGCATGAATAAATCATTGGAGATACCACTAACTATTCAGACCAAATAA
- a CDS encoding HPr family phosphocarrier protein: MATIQTTIEIKEGDGLHARPASELAALAKTFKSDITLGFASKEANARSIISMLALGLKKGSVINLKADGEDSEEAIQEVIKFFENIH, encoded by the coding sequence ATGGCTACAATACAAACAACAATAGAAATAAAAGAGGGCGATGGCTTGCATGCACGCCCCGCAAGCGAACTAGCTGCTTTAGCGAAAACATTCAAGAGTGATATTACTTTAGGTTTTGCATCGAAAGAAGCGAATGCCAGAAGTATAATAAGCATGCTTGCACTCGGACTTAAAAAAGGCAGCGTAATAAACCTGAAAGCAGATGGCGAAGACAGCGAAGAGGCCATACAGGAAGTCATTAAATTCTTTGAAAACATCCATTAA
- a CDS encoding MFS transporter, translating to MENKNNTVAYLPEMTAQEQKKFKYWERRTMLACIVGYAMFYFVRKNISIAMPYMNEELGISKTDLGLFLTLHGLIYGLSKFINGMWGDRSNARYFLVSGLLMCAVANLFFGLSSSILVLGIFWVINGWFQGMGVPPCTRLMTHWITPEKLATKMSLWNTSHSIGAGLAIISCGYIVSINWGNYFAETSILSQHWRWCFLIPALLVVIVGIFVFFLVRDTPSSVGLPELKGEKSKSQSKKEESAEFKAFVKKHVFMNPTIWIIAVGNFFLYITRFAILDWGPTMLKEHLHLDISQAGWSVAAFEIAGIAGMLAAGWSTDKFFGGRAPRTCVICMSMSTLCLISLSMLNEHSSLILANLILISAGFFIYGPQALVGIAAANIATKRAAATAGGFCGLFGYGSTIVSGWGIGLLVEKTDWSIAIYALIGVAIMSALIFALAWKSKANGYED from the coding sequence ATGGAAAACAAAAATAATACTGTCGCTTACCTACCGGAGATGACGGCACAGGAACAAAAGAAATTTAAATACTGGGAAAGACGCACGATGCTGGCTTGTATCGTCGGCTATGCCATGTTTTATTTTGTGCGTAAGAATATTAGTATTGCAATGCCATATATGAATGAGGAACTGGGCATTTCGAAAACCGATCTCGGACTGTTCCTGACTTTGCATGGACTGATATACGGCCTCTCCAAATTTATAAATGGGATGTGGGGCGACAGGAGCAACGCCCGTTATTTCCTGGTATCGGGGCTTCTGATGTGTGCCGTGGCCAATCTGTTTTTCGGATTATCGTCATCCATATTGGTGCTAGGCATATTCTGGGTTATCAACGGATGGTTTCAGGGAATGGGAGTACCTCCATGCACACGCCTGATGACACACTGGATAACTCCTGAGAAGCTGGCCACGAAAATGTCGCTATGGAATACATCCCATTCTATCGGAGCTGGTTTAGCTATCATATCCTGCGGCTATATTGTCAGTATAAACTGGGGCAATTATTTTGCAGAAACATCCATCTTGTCACAGCACTGGCGCTGGTGCTTCCTCATACCTGCCCTTCTTGTGGTGATAGTCGGAATATTCGTTTTCTTTTTGGTCAGGGATACACCTTCATCGGTTGGGTTACCTGAGTTGAAAGGCGAAAAATCCAAGTCGCAATCGAAAAAAGAGGAATCGGCAGAGTTCAAAGCCTTTGTTAAGAAACATGTTTTCATGAACCCGACTATATGGATAATAGCTGTCGGCAATTTCTTTCTGTATATAACCCGGTTTGCTATACTTGACTGGGGACCGACTATGCTGAAAGAACATCTACATCTGGATATCAGTCAGGCCGGATGGTCAGTTGCCGCTTTCGAGATAGCGGGTATAGCCGGAATGCTTGCCGCAGGCTGGTCGACCGATAAATTCTTCGGAGGAAGAGCACCCCGCACTTGCGTAATCTGTATGTCGATGTCTACCCTGTGCCTTATTTCGCTCAGCATGCTCAATGAGCACAGCTCGCTTATACTAGCCAATCTGATCCTCATCTCGGCAGGGTTCTTTATCTATGGTCCACAGGCACTGGTAGGAATAGCGGCTGCGAATATAGCAACCAAACGAGCAGCAGCAACGGCAGGCGGATTCTGCGGATTGTTCGGCTACGGGAGTACAATCGTCTCCGGTTGGGGTATTGGATTATTAGTAGAAAAAACCGATTGGTCGATAGCAATATATGCACTTATAGGTGTGGCAATTATGTCTGCCTTGATTTTTGCTCTGGCATGGAAATCTAAGGCAAATGGTTATGAAGATTAA
- a CDS encoding glycerophosphodiester phosphodiesterase, with protein sequence MTIKTKTGKIFLWIISIFLFSASCSGSDDPYDPEPETPPVEYQKPLPVDNNVVAHRGAYKKNNTPHNSLASLWDAINLRLYASECDIHITSDGKVIVFHDDTFNGLDVDKSTYSELKASGKLANGEELPLLEDFIKAAMQGKYTKLWVDVKSLDDKYGGDANSIKAGEAAAEIVKSMKADYFVEFIVGREEVLKKCIVASQGSFPVAYMGNQTPANYQSKGYTWTNQTTTNFYPDNASKITDFKNRKIRVSTYNADDVTTIKWFVTQKVDQICSNDPELVLKVLNGEL encoded by the coding sequence ATGACAATCAAAACAAAAACAGGAAAAATCTTTCTCTGGATCATATCCATTTTCTTATTCTCAGCATCATGTTCCGGTTCCGACGATCCATATGATCCCGAACCGGAAACACCTCCTGTTGAATATCAGAAACCACTTCCCGTAGATAACAATGTGGTTGCACACCGTGGGGCATATAAAAAAAACAATACGCCTCATAACTCTCTGGCTTCGCTTTGGGACGCTATCAATTTGAGACTTTATGCATCCGAGTGCGATATACATATTACTTCCGATGGGAAAGTTATTGTTTTCCACGACGATACTTTTAATGGTCTGGATGTAGATAAATCAACCTACTCCGAATTGAAAGCATCAGGAAAATTAGCTAACGGAGAGGAGTTGCCGTTACTCGAAGATTTCATAAAAGCGGCTATGCAGGGAAAGTATACCAAACTTTGGGTAGACGTAAAATCGCTGGATGACAAATATGGAGGCGATGCCAATTCTATAAAAGCTGGGGAAGCTGCCGCCGAAATAGTTAAGTCAATGAAAGCCGATTACTTTGTGGAGTTTATTGTCGGACGCGAAGAAGTTTTAAAAAAATGTATCGTAGCCTCTCAAGGTAGTTTTCCTGTCGCATATATGGGAAACCAGACTCCGGCGAATTATCAGTCGAAAGGCTATACATGGACAAATCAGACAACAACGAATTTCTATCCTGATAATGCATCGAAAATAACCGATTTTAAGAACAGAAAGATCAGGGTGAGTACCTATAATGCCGATGACGTAACTACTATTAAGTGGTTTGTTACCCAAAAGGTAGACCAGATCTGCTCCAATGATCCCGAATTAGTATTAAAAGTTTTAAACGGAGAATTATAA
- a CDS encoding glycerophosphodiester phosphodiesterase family protein, whose amino-acid sequence MKLLYPLLLSLAFCSCNAQQLNTVNIKSMAELQEYFRYSPEKDIMISGHRGGMLEGYPENSIASCEKTLSLMPSFFEIDPRLTKDSVLVLMHDATIDRTTTGKGKVSDYTYAELQQFYLKDRQRNVTEYKIPTLDEMLEWGKDKTVFNFDNKGVPWQLYADNLKGKWSKYHNIMLSVRSLEECLFYYKQIDNVVFCCEISNMEMYEAYKNSGIPWNRIMAYVKYTMDPAQQEVYDLLRSHGVMCMTSIHPTADRVKPLEARIEAYKKEIAVNPDIIETDYPADFTGLNVKRSK is encoded by the coding sequence ATGAAATTATTATACCCATTGTTACTAAGTTTGGCATTCTGTTCCTGTAATGCGCAGCAATTGAATACAGTTAATATAAAGAGTATGGCTGAATTGCAGGAGTATTTCCGGTATTCGCCCGAAAAAGATATAATGATCAGCGGACACAGAGGGGGAATGCTGGAAGGGTATCCCGAAAACTCTATTGCCTCCTGTGAAAAGACTTTGAGCCTGATGCCTTCATTCTTTGAAATAGATCCCCGCCTTACAAAAGATAGCGTACTTGTATTGATGCATGACGCCACTATCGACCGCACTACAACGGGTAAAGGCAAGGTTTCGGATTATACTTATGCCGAATTACAACAATTTTATCTGAAAGACCGCCAAAGGAATGTGACGGAATATAAAATCCCGACACTGGACGAGATGCTCGAATGGGGAAAAGATAAGACTGTATTCAATTTCGATAACAAAGGCGTGCCATGGCAATTATATGCCGATAACCTGAAAGGTAAATGGAGCAAATATCACAACATTATGCTGTCGGTACGCTCACTGGAAGAATGCCTGTTCTATTACAAACAGATAGATAATGTGGTGTTTTGCTGCGAAATCAGCAATATGGAGATGTATGAGGCCTATAAAAATTCAGGAATCCCATGGAACCGTATTATGGCATACGTCAAATATACTATGGATCCGGCACAGCAAGAAGTTTATGATCTGCTTCGCAGTCATGGCGTAATGTGTATGACCTCCATTCATCCTACCGCCGACAGAGTAAAGCCGCTGGAAGCAAGGATAGAGGCATACAAAAAAGAGATTGCAGTAAATCCCGATATTATAGAAACGGATTATCCGGCAGATTTTACCGGACTTAATGTGAAAAGGTCAAAATAA
- a CDS encoding mannitol-1-phosphate 5-dehydrogenase — protein MKQAIQFGAGNIGRGFIGALLSRSGYHVVFADVNTQMVDAINDAGCYTVHITDLEPETFVVDNVSALYTSDPELITKICESEVITTAVGLNILPKIAPVIAKGIEERAKHKINYPLNIIACENGVCASRELKKEIFSLLSPDAKQYCKEWTGFVDCSVDRIVPPIKTNNITDVCVERFYEWNVDRTQIRGELQIKGMNLVDNLPAYIERKLFTLNTGHAIIAYLGYLKGYDTIEQCIADPEILTIVRAAMNESGAALSQKFGLDIVAHSAYCEKIIKRFRNYHLNDMVTRIGRDPLRKLSANDRLISPLTTAYGYGLPVDNLLLGVGAALRYQYPADAESSRLQEMIREMGIAAAIEEITGIIADSSLNTQIVKAYEKVASLSPLVVKKIEIISVSGIETKLVADLLKKAKEYNYNILLKYIP, from the coding sequence ATGAAACAAGCCATACAATTCGGAGCAGGCAACATAGGACGGGGCTTTATCGGAGCTTTACTGAGCCGGTCGGGTTACCATGTAGTGTTTGCCGATGTCAATACGCAAATGGTAGATGCCATTAATGATGCCGGATGTTATACAGTTCATATAACCGACCTAGAACCGGAAACCTTTGTAGTAGACAATGTAAGCGCATTATACACCTCCGATCCGGAGCTTATTACGAAAATATGCGAAAGTGAGGTAATAACTACAGCCGTCGGCCTGAATATTCTGCCCAAAATAGCCCCTGTTATAGCAAAAGGTATTGAGGAACGGGCAAAACATAAGATAAATTACCCATTAAATATCATTGCTTGCGAAAATGGAGTCTGCGCAAGCAGGGAACTCAAAAAAGAGATATTTTCGTTGCTTTCTCCCGATGCCAAACAATATTGTAAAGAGTGGACGGGCTTTGTCGATTGCTCAGTTGACAGGATTGTACCACCAATAAAAACGAACAATATAACTGATGTCTGTGTAGAGCGTTTCTATGAATGGAATGTAGACAGAACGCAGATAAGAGGAGAGTTACAGATAAAGGGTATGAATCTTGTCGACAATCTCCCTGCCTATATCGAACGTAAGCTTTTCACCCTCAACACAGGGCATGCCATCATTGCCTATCTCGGTTATCTGAAAGGCTATGATACCATTGAGCAATGTATTGCCGACCCTGAAATCCTGACAATCGTACGCGCTGCTATGAACGAAAGCGGGGCGGCATTGTCCCAAAAATTCGGATTGGATATTGTTGCTCATTCGGCATATTGTGAAAAGATTATCAAACGTTTCCGCAATTATCACCTGAATGATATGGTCACACGTATCGGACGCGATCCTCTGCGAAAGTTGTCTGCCAACGATAGGCTTATTTCTCCCCTAACTACTGCTTATGGTTACGGGCTGCCTGTCGATAATCTTTTGTTGGGCGTGGGAGCCGCGCTACGTTATCAATATCCTGCCGATGCAGAAAGCAGCCGGTTGCAGGAAATGATAAGGGAGATGGGGATTGCCGCCGCTATTGAGGAGATAACAGGAATCATCGCAGACTCATCCTTGAATACGCAGATAGTAAAAGCATATGAAAAGGTTGCATCCTTATCCCCTCTTGTAGTAAAGAAAATCGAAATCATTTCCGTCTCGGGGATAGAGACCAAACTGGTTGCTGATCTCCTGAAAAAGGCTAAAGAATATAATTACAATATTTTGTTGAAATACATTCCATAA